AGGGCCGATCTACCGGATCAACGGTCAGATCCACCTGGGCCACCATGGCCGCGTCATTCTCCCCGAGATCCCGGAGAACCTGATCCCGAAGCCCACCCTGGTCTGGCTCCTCCAGAACCGCGCGCGGCAGCCCCAGCGCGTGGAGGCCTCGTACCTCACGGGAGGCCTCACCTGGAAGGCCGACTACGTGGTGGTCCTGAACGCCCGCGACGACGGGGGCGACCTGTCGGGGTGGGTCACCATCGACAACAAGAGCGGGGCGACCTATCCCGACGCCGCCCTGAAGCTGGTGGCCGGCGACATCCACCGGGCCGCGACGCAGCGCCAGATGCGCGACGCGCTGGAGTACGCCGCCAAGGGCGCGGCCGCGGAGCCCTCCCGACAGTTTCAGCAGGAGGCGTTCTTCGAGTACCACCTCTACTCCCTGGACGGCCGCACCACGGTCAAGCAGAACCAGACGAAGCAGATCAGCCTCCTCAGCGTGGCAGGGATCCCGATCAAGAAGGAACTCCGCTACTACGGCGCCAGCCAGTACTACCGGAGCCAGTGGGGGACGCCCATCTCGAACCAGAAAGTCGGTGTCTTCCTGGAGATCGCCAACCGGGAACAGGACCGGCTGGGCGTGCCGCTGCCCCAG
Above is a window of Candidatus Methylomirabilis sp. DNA encoding:
- a CDS encoding DUF4139 domain-containing protein, producing the protein MRRIMGLVIIAGLGLGPLLLAGGASPAAPAARAAAVTEEHQKEVALTIYNGNLGLVKDVRELHLPPGTHEVKFTDVAAQIDPTTVHFKSLTDAGGLRILEQNYEYDLLNPQKLLDKFVGKTVKLMVGDGALIDAVLLSVSGGPIYRINGQIHLGHHGRVILPEIPENLIPKPTLVWLLQNRARQPQRVEASYLTGGLTWKADYVVVLNARDDGGDLSGWVTIDNKSGATYPDAALKLVAGDIHRAATQRQMRDALEYAAKGAAAEPSRQFQQEAFFEYHLYSLDGRTTVKQNQTKQISLLSVAGIPIKKELRYYGASQYYRSQWGTPISNQKVGVFLEIANREQDRLGVPLPQ